CGAAAAAATTCCTCTCGATGGAGAAGTGCTGAGTGGAGAATCTTTTGTAGATACTGCTGCATTAACGGGAGAATCGGTTCCGCGAAAAATTGTGGCAGGAAATTTTGTGGTGAGCGGCTGCATTAACGGCGAAGGAATTTTGCGAGTGCGGACGACGAAAGTTTACGATGATTCAACGGTTGCAAAAATTTTGGAACTCGTTGAAAATGCGAGCGAGAAAAAAGCGAAGATGGAAAAATTCATCACGCGATTTGCTCGTTATTATACGCCGATTGTTACCGTTGCCGCTGTTTTGTTAGCCGTGATTCCGCCGATTTTTTTAGGCGCTTCGCGCGAAGTATTTTATGATTGGATTTTGCGGGCTTGTACATTCTTAATCGTTTCGTGTCCGTGCGCTCTTGTAATTTCTGTTCCGCTCGGATTTTTTGGAGGCATCGGTGCGGCGTCGCGAATCGGCGTTTTGGTAAAAGGTGCGAATAGTTTGGAAATGGCTGCGCAGTTGAAAACTCTCGTTTTCGATAAAACGGGAACGTTAACCAAAGGCGAATTTCGGGTGAATGAAATGCATCCGGCGAAAAATTTTTCAGCGGAAAATTTATTAGAACTTGCTGCACTCGGCGAATCATTTTCAACGCATCCGATTGCGAAGTCAATTCTCAAAGCATACGGGAAAAAGCCCGCGGCGCTTCGCGTCCAAAAGACGGCAGAAATTGCGGGCGAAGGAATTCGTGCAATCGTCGATAACAAAGAATTGCTTCTCGGAAGTGCTTTGCTTTTGCAAAAAAATCAAATCGAAGTGCAAAAAATAAAAAGCGTTGGAACGATTGTTTACGTTGCGTTTGACGGAAAATTTGTCGGGAGTTTAGTCATCTCGGATTCGCTTAAAGAGGGCGCAATTTCGGCGATGCAAAATTTGAAAAATGTCGGCGTAGAAAATACGGTGATGCTCACGGGCGATTCGCTTTCGGTGGCAGAAAATGTAGCGCAAACATTAAAAATCAATTCGTATTTTGCAGAACTTTTGCCTGCTGATAAAGTTTCGAAAATGGAAAATTTATTGCAAAATTCAACGGCAAAAAATCGCATTGG
Above is a window of Hallerella porci DNA encoding:
- a CDS encoding heavy metal translocating P-type ATPase, producing MSAKQKKMRMRIFISLIFLVSLMILSRCLEIPQWILAILFAIPYGVAGYDILWIALKNIRNGNVFDENFLMAIATLAAFFVGEYPEGAAVMIFYQVGELFQSVAVGKSRASIAQLMSIAPDFANVEINGEIKTVDPEEVEIGSTIVIRAGEKIPLDGEVLSGESFVDTAALTGESVPRKIVAGNFVVSGCINGEGILRVRTTKVYDDSTVAKILELVENASEKKAKMEKFITRFARYYTPIVTVAAVLLAVIPPIFLGASREVFYDWILRACTFLIVSCPCALVISVPLGFFGGIGAASRIGVLVKGANSLEMAAQLKTLVFDKTGTLTKGEFRVNEMHPAKNFSAENLLELAALGESFSTHPIAKSILKAYGKKPAALRVQKTAEIAGEGIRAIVDNKELLLGSALLLQKNQIEVQKIKSVGTIVYVAFDGKFVGSLVISDSLKEGAISAMQNLKNVGVENTVMLTGDSLSVAENVAQTLKINSYFAELLPADKVSKMENLLQNSTAKNRIGFVGDGINDAPVLMRADVGFAMGAFGSDAAMEAADIVLMDDDVRKIPQTISIAKRTQKIVTENVVFALSVKGIILLLGACGFANMWLAVFGDVGVTVLAIFNSMRMLRQEKKFTLHSSC